A genomic segment from Corylus avellana chromosome ca5, CavTom2PMs-1.0 encodes:
- the LOC132183413 gene encoding zinc finger CCCH domain-containing protein 18-like: MDFSESTKVVYNRIQRVEPENVSKIIGYLLLQDHGEREMIRLAFSPDNVIHSLINKAKTELGLSKPPVSTPISPSPVNQVPISDLPLQFTPYSPALSRPISSPATLRGAKYSYWDPQVAAEQQPLHNIDFVPPAYSDSAVEDYRLQNQMQFLTLEDQIESANSVGSDISSNYYYQEPAFDVRNTRRSPSLPEFPVKVCHYFNKGFCKHGNNCRYFHGNPISESFSQILGPSSNELPLEDNVFSPRSLEKLEMELTELLKSRRGFPVSIASLPMIYYEKFGRTLQAEGYLTESQRHGKAGYSLTKLLARLKTSIRLIDRPHGQHSVILAEDIPKYLEYIGERNDPGGIVAGSRQIYLTFPAESTFTEQDVSNYFNKFGPVQDVRIPCQQKRMFGFVTFVYAETVKQILAKGNPHFVCGARVLVKPYREKSRLDRKYTDKMQQPVYYSPHFIDGDGELNTMARVCDNSGLLRKQLIDGHEQQALELESRRLSELQLTSKPLSHHSYFGYSMDELKLSEACAEQAEFPSAEHFNYLLDVLNNGSTSEDNRRHINTNYNDQDSTQGLNLPESPFASAIGSGISAVI; the protein is encoded by the exons ATGGATTTTTCTGAGTCCACGAAAGTTGTTTACAATAGAATTCAGAGAGTAGAGCCTGAAAACGTCTCGAAGATTATTGGGTATCTTCTATTACAAGATCATGGTGAGCGCGAAATGATCCGGTTGGCCTTCAGCCCTGACAATGTGATCCACTCTTTGATCAACAAAGCCAAAACTGAGCTTGGTTTATCCAAACCCCCGGTTTCTACTCCCATCTCACCATCTCCGGTGAACCAAGTACCCATTTCAGACCTGCCTTTACAGTTCACACCCTACTCGCCGGCTTTGTCACGTCCAATTTCGTCTCCGGCGACTCTCCGAGGTGCAAAGTACTCGTACTGGGATCCCCAAGTGGCTGCAGAGCAGCAACCATTGCATAATATAGACTTTGTCCCACCTGCGTACTCGGATTCTGCTGTTGAAGATTATCGTCTTCAGAATCAAATGCAGTTCTTGACTTTGGAAGATCAAATAGAATCTGCTAATTCTGTTGGTTCAGATATTTCAAGCAATTATTATTACCAAGAACCTGCATTTGATGTTAGAAATACTCGAAGGTCTCCGAGCTTGCCTGAATTTCCTGTCAAGGTCTGCCATTACTTCAATAAGGGGTTTTGTAAACACGGAAACAACTGTAGGTATTTCCATGGCAATCCCATCTCAGAAAGCTTTTCTCAGATTCTAGGTCCAAGTTCAAATGAGCTTCCTCTTGAAGACAATGTCTTCTCTCCTAGGTCTCTTGAAAAGCTTGAAATGGAGTTAACCGAGCTTTTGAAATCAAGAAGAGGGTTTCCTGTTTCAATTGCTTCACTGCCAATGATCTATTATGAGAAGTTTGGGAGGACCCTTCAGGCTGAAGGTTACCTTACAGAAAGCCAGAGGCATGGTAAGGCTGGGTATAGTCTGACAAAGCTTCTTGCTCGGTTGAAGACCAGCATTCGCCTCATTGACAG GCCTCATGGGCAGCACTCAGTAATCTTGGCAGAAGATATCCCGAAATACTTGGAGTATATTGGTGAGAGAAATGATCCTGGTGGAATTGTTGCCGGTTCTCGACAGATTTATCTTACCTTTCCGGCTGAGAGTACTTTCACAGAGCAAGATGTTTCTAACTACTTCAA CAAATTTGGGCCTGTCCAAGATGTTAGAATTCCTTGCCAGCAGAAGAGGATGTTTGGTTTTGTCACTTTTGTTTATGCGGAGACTGTCAAGCAAATTTTAGCTAAGGGGAATCCTCATTTTGTATGTGGGGCTCGTGTTCTGGTGAAACCTTACCGGGAAAAGTCAAGGCTTGACAG gaAGTACACAGATAAAATGCAGCAGCCTGTGTATTACAGTCCACATTTCATAGATGGAGATGGTGAGCTTAACACTA TGGCAAGAGTTTGCGATAATTCAGGGCTACTCAGAAAGCAGCTCATTGATGGACATGAGCAGCAAGCGCTTGAACTTGAGAGCAGGCGTCTCTCAGAGTTGCAACTAACTTCTAAACCCTTGTCCCATCACTCATATTTTGGTTACTCAATGGATGAATTGAAGCTCTCAGAAG CCTGTGCAGAACAAGCAGAGTTTCCATCTGCTgaacattttaattatttgctGGATGTTTTGAACAATGGTTCCACCAGTGAGGACAATAGGAGGCATATAAACACCAACTACAACGACCAAGATAG CACCCAAGGACTTAACCTTCCAGAGAGCCCTTTTGCATCTGCTATAGGAAGTGGCATTTCAGCAGTTATATAG
- the LOC132181411 gene encoding uncharacterized protein LOC132181411 has protein sequence MLSNDVVRRTSAVTVCLKTQAKLENSKRKPSKRVKNNQMNPQLWHKVAAISGMAALGLGTYGAHVFKPENPTYKEVWQTASLYHLVHTAALVAAPITKNPNIFGGLLTTGILAFSGTCYTVALLEDRKYSTLAPFGGFAFIAAWASLLF, from the exons ATGTTATCAAACGACGTCGTTAGGAGAACTTCGGCCGTGACGGTGTGTCTAAAGACCCAAGCGAAACTGGAAAACTCAAAGCGAAAGCCAAGCAAGCGAGTGAAGAATAATCAAATGAATCCTCAACTGTGGCACAAAGTTGCTGCGATCTCTG GGATGGCAGCTCTTGGTTTGGGCACGTATGGTGCTCATGTCTTCAAGCCCGAAAATCCAACTTACAAAGAG GTCTGGCAAACAGCTTCCCTTTACCATTTGGTTCACACTGCTGCTTTGGTTGCTGCCCCTATTACCAAGAACCCCAACATT TTTGGAGGCCTTTTAACCACTGGAATTCTTGCATTCTCTGGGAC GTGTTATACTGTAGCACTCCTCGAGGACAGAAAGTATTCTACCTTAGCTCCATTTGGTGGCTTTGCATTTATTGCTGCTTGGGCAAGCTTGCTTTTCTAA
- the LOC132182290 gene encoding uncharacterized protein LOC132182290 translates to MEANLEEALKAKEIAEKRFVEKDFAGAKTYALKAKSLYPALEGISQMVTTFEVYTASEAKCNGEVDYYSILGLKPFSDKDAVKKQYKKMAVLLHPDKNKCVGADGAFRLVSEAWTLLSDSTKRSSYDMKRNKQSSSGVNQTNLSSVHATGVTGFNNGSNSSNSQGRLDTFWTVCTSCKVQYEYLRKYVNKRLSCKNCRGIFIAVETGTAPANGSFPYCPWSHVPGNGYGSHAFDGVTYIPANTTTYVAGNGVSGFHSGHGYEYVSNVSFQWSSFSGTSAGIVGPNGPSTVSTDVYQANGNVNSARAKVKSGSSRKHLMENAVANINSSTGCSEPPGSKTGRSEKKRKVIVGTSVRNGYEDKGSKSASEARVADGNASNGHDPKLSNPSELPTRRSVAPAFDARKLLIEKARTEIRKKLEEMKLVSEAAAAVKQNAKAQAGLDQSGRTEEAPKIADLGASGHQLEASKTRPISLAVPDPDFHDFDKDRSEQCFKPKQIWALYDEEDGMPRLYCLIREVISVEPFKIHITYLNSKTDSEFGTVNWLECGFTKSCGNFRAWNSDVVDQVNVFSHVLSREKAGRGGCVRIYPRSGDIWAVYRNWSRDWNRSTPDEVRYQYEMVEVLDDYSEELGVCVAPLVKLPGFKTVYQRNTDKSAIRWIPRREMLRFSHQVPSCPLKEEGSNLPEKCWDLDPAATPDELLHVATDAGT, encoded by the coding sequence ATGGAAGCAAACCTAGAGGAGGCTCTTAAAGCCAAAGAGATAGCCGAGAAGCGATTTGTGGAGAAAGACTTTGCAGGTGCGAAGACTTATGCATTAAAGGCTAAATCACTGTATCCAGCACTGGAGGGTATATCTCAAATGGTGACCACATTTGAAGTTTATACCGCTTCTGAGGCTAAATGTAATGGTGAAGTGGATTATTATTCAATTCTTGGATTGAAACCTTTTTCTGATAAAGATGCAGTAAAGAAACAATACAAGAAGATGGCAGTGTTGCTCCACCCTGATAAGAACAAATGTGTGGGAGCTGATGGGGCATTCAGACTTGTTTCCGAAGCGTGGACATTATTGTCTGATAGTACTAAGAGAAGCTCTTATGATATGAAGAGAAACAAGCAATCATCTTCTGGGGTTAACCAGACAAATTTATCTTCTGTTCATGCTACGGGGGTTACAGGTTTTAACAACGGTTCCAATTCGTCGAATTCTCAGGGTAGACTTGACACTTTCTGGACTGTTTGTACCTCTTGTAAAGTTCAGTATGAGTATTTGCGGAAGTATGTGAATAAGAGACTTTCTTGTAAGAATTGTCGTGGGATCTTCATTGCGGTGGAAACTGGGACAGCCCCAGCAAATGGTTCTTTCCCTTATTGTCCTTGGTCACATGTGCCTGGTAATGGGTATGGAAGTCATGCATTCGATGGCGTTACTTATATTCCAGCGAATACTACCACCTATGTTGCAGGAAATGGGGTCTCAGGATTTCATTCTGGACATGGATATGAATATGTTTCAAATGTGTCGTTTCAGTGGAGCTCTTTCTCTGGAACTTCTGCTGGAATTGTGGGTCCTAATGGGCCATCTACCGTATCCACTGATGTATATCAGGCCAATGGAAATGTTAACAGTGCAAGAGCCAAGGTTAAATCAGGATCCAGCAGAAAACATTTGATGGAAAACGCTGTTGCTAATATAAATTCATCCACTGGCTGCAGTGAACCTCCAGGGTCTAAGACTGGTAGATccgaaaagaaaaggaaggtgATCGTGGGAACCAGTGTTAGAAATGGGTATGAAGACAAGGGATCAAAATCTGCTTCAGAAGCAAGAGTGGCTGATGGAAATGCAAGTAATGGACATGATCCCAAGCTTAGTAATCCAAGTGAACTTCCAACTAGACGTTCTGTTGCACCTGCATTTGATGCTAGAAAGTTGTTGATTGAAAAGGCAAGGACAGAAATTCGGAAGAAATTGGAAGAGATGAAGTTGGTGTCAGAGGCAGCTGCTGCGGTTAAGCAGAATGCAAAAGCACAGGCAGGACTTGATCAATCGGGAAGAACTGAAGAGGCACCTAAAATAGCAGATTTGGGTGCTTCTGGTCATCAATTAGAGGCAAGTAAAACCCGACCAATCTCACTTGCAGTCCCTGACCCTGATTTTCATGATTTTGACAAAGATAGATCAGAGCAATGCTTCAAGCCAAAACAAATATGGGCATTatatgatgaagaagatggtaTGCCTCGCTTGTACTGTCTTATCCGTGAGGTCATCTCGGTTGAACCATTCAAGATTCATATCACTTACTTGAACTCTAAAACTGATAGTGAGTTTGGGACAGTGAACTGGCTGGAATGTGGGTTTACCAAATCATGTGGAAATTTCAGAGCTTGGAACTCAGATGTTGTCGACCAAGTCAATGTTTTCTCCCATGTTCTTAGCCGGGAAAAAGCCGGAAGGGGAGGTTGTGTTCGAATATACCCCAGAAGCGGAGATATTTGGGCAGTATACCGGAATTGGTCACGAGATTGGAACAGATCAACCCCAGATGAAGTGAGGTACCAGTATGAAATGGTGGAGGTTCTCGATGATTACTCTGAAGAGCTTGGTGTTTGTGTAGCTCCCCTTGTCAAGTTGCCTGGATTTAAGACAGTATATCAAAGAAATACCGACAAAAGTGCCATTCGATGGATCCCACGAAGAGAGATGCTACGCTTTTCACACCAGGTGCCATCTTGTCCACTCAAGGAAGAAGGAAGTAATTTGCCAGAGAAGTGTTGGGATTTGGATCCGGCTGCAACTCCAGATGAGCTGCTTCATGTTGCTACAGATGCAGGCACATAA
- the LOC132183068 gene encoding F-box protein SNE-like, with protein sequence MQQKKAEEKEKKPKFFINDHADILTEILKRLDGPSLGVAACVCRLWCAIARNDSLWEHLCFRHVASPPPSSVRPVVLALGGYKRLYMVCVRPVLTRLGHSDLVRRRVWTRDEVQLSLSLFCVDYYERRLGGASASSLMFLCKPVNV encoded by the coding sequence ATGCAGCAAAAGAAAGcagaggaaaaagagaaaaaacccaAGTTCTTCATCAACGACCACGCCGACATCCTCACAGAGATCCTGAAACGCCTAGACGGGCCCTCCCTCGGCGTCGCCGCATGCGTTTGCCGCCTCTGGTGCGCCATTGCTCGCAACGACTCCCTCTGGGAGCACCTCTGCTTCCGCCACGTCGCCTCCCCGCCCCCCTCCTCCGTACGACCCGTCGTTCTGGCCCTCGGAGGCTACAAGCGCCTCTACATGGTCTGCGTCCGACCCGTCCTGACTCGACTCGGCCACTCTGACCTTGTCAGACGCCGTGTCTGGACTCGCGACGAGgtgcaactctctctctctctcttctgtgtCGACTACTACGAGCGGAGACTCGGTGGTGCGTCTGCTTCGTCCCTCATGTTCCTCTGCAAGCCCGTCAACGTTTGA